In Actinoplanes derwentensis, the following proteins share a genomic window:
- a CDS encoding helix-turn-helix transcriptional regulator, giving the protein MPVTDLGRFLAARRARLGPDDVGLPSHGRRRVAGLRREEVAVLAGVSADYYTRLEQGRERAPSASVLDGIARALDLGPDAREHLFRLAGVPIGDQAPLTDRVDDDLRQLLADWPHLPAVIVNRRLDLLARNPIADALYSDFTETGNLARMTFLDPVGRTFFADWARAAEACVAPLRLALGHEPGNQRTLALTEELATADADFRRWWADHDVRGKTREAKRFRHSAVGEMTLTYRTFDVLGATGQQLIVYRAAPNSRDADAIRLLGILASSTATHLQPGTTRP; this is encoded by the coding sequence ATGCCCGTCACCGACCTCGGCCGGTTCCTCGCCGCCCGCCGCGCCCGGCTCGGCCCCGACGACGTCGGCCTCCCCTCCCACGGCCGGCGCCGAGTGGCCGGCCTGCGCCGCGAAGAGGTCGCCGTCCTCGCCGGAGTGAGCGCCGACTACTACACCCGGCTCGAACAAGGCCGCGAACGAGCCCCGTCAGCCTCGGTACTGGACGGCATCGCCCGCGCCCTGGACCTGGGCCCGGATGCCCGTGAACACCTGTTCCGTCTCGCCGGCGTCCCGATCGGCGACCAGGCACCACTCACCGACCGCGTCGACGACGACCTGCGGCAGCTGCTGGCCGATTGGCCGCACCTGCCCGCCGTGATCGTCAACCGGCGCCTCGACCTGCTGGCCCGCAACCCGATCGCCGACGCGCTGTACTCCGACTTCACCGAAACCGGCAACCTGGCCCGCATGACGTTCCTCGACCCGGTGGGCCGCACCTTCTTCGCCGACTGGGCCCGCGCCGCCGAGGCCTGCGTGGCACCCCTGCGCCTGGCGCTGGGCCACGAGCCCGGTAACCAGCGAACCCTGGCCCTGACCGAGGAACTGGCCACCGCTGACGCCGACTTCCGCCGCTGGTGGGCCGACCACGACGTGCGCGGCAAGACCCGCGAGGCGAAGAGGTTCCGGCACAGCGCAGTAGGAGAGATGACCCTGACCTACCGCACCTTCGACGTCCTCGGAGCGACCGGCCAGCAGCTCATCGTCTACCGCGCAGCCCCGAACAGCCGCGACGCCGACGCCATCCGCCTACTCGGCATACTCGCCAGTTCCACCGCCACCCACCTACAGCCGGGAACCACCCGCCCGTAG
- the mnhG gene encoding monovalent cation/H(+) antiporter subunit G, whose product MSITGVLDAVAGICLIGGALLSLAAGVGLLRFPDLLSRMHAATKPQILGLLLILAGCAIRLGTVVDITTLVLVGVFQLVTAPVAAHMVGRTAYRAGLFRRDLLITDELADIHRSPTGTTPSTESSN is encoded by the coding sequence GTGAGCATCACCGGAGTACTCGACGCCGTCGCCGGGATCTGCCTGATCGGTGGCGCGCTGCTCAGTCTGGCCGCGGGTGTGGGTCTGCTGCGGTTCCCCGACCTGCTGTCCCGGATGCACGCCGCCACCAAACCGCAGATCCTCGGGCTGCTGCTGATCCTGGCCGGCTGCGCGATCCGGCTCGGCACCGTCGTCGACATCACGACACTCGTGCTGGTCGGCGTGTTCCAGCTGGTCACGGCACCGGTCGCGGCCCACATGGTCGGCCGGACCGCCTACCGGGCCGGCTTGTTCCGCCGCGATCTACTGATCACCGACGAACTGGCCGACATCCACCGCTCCCCGACCGGCACGACTCCCAGTACTGAGTCGAGCAACTGA
- a CDS encoding monovalent cation/H+ antiporter complex subunit F has protein sequence MIVIAVVAAVFLAAAAGMALVRIVRGPSTLDRIVGTDVLLAITVCAIATEAAYSRDATGLPILLGLSLLGAVGSIAVARFADPAARRAGEGAGPALGSHVDSANGERP, from the coding sequence ATGATCGTCATCGCTGTGGTCGCGGCGGTGTTCCTGGCCGCCGCTGCCGGGATGGCCCTGGTCCGCATCGTCCGCGGCCCTTCCACGCTGGACCGGATCGTCGGCACCGACGTGCTGCTGGCCATCACGGTCTGTGCGATCGCCACCGAGGCCGCCTACAGCCGGGACGCCACCGGCCTCCCGATCCTGCTCGGGCTCTCCCTGCTCGGCGCGGTCGGCTCGATCGCGGTGGCCCGTTTCGCCGACCCCGCCGCACGCCGGGCCGGCGAGGGCGCTGGCCCCGCGCTGGGTAGCCATGTCGACTCGGCGAACGGGGAGCGGCCGTGA
- a CDS encoding Atu4866 domain-containing protein: protein MTAPIFDRAALDGPLHLVNATIHTLDPVIGDLRNAGLLLNGDTIVAVEPGPPAAAGDDGPTVIDCSGLSIVPIAGLSSLAPGSRATFAVIKSDNRKAWEYVIWRPGNAVLVMIDGRPHATTPTARRRASDSPYLGMWIDESGFLHQELTADGRYDETRGGRPHAYQGTFWIDGDRIVYLDDSGFWAYGEFRKSEPSSSELHHAGYLLHPAPKEQP from the coding sequence ATGACCGCACCGATTTTCGACCGGGCCGCTCTGGACGGGCCGCTACACCTGGTCAACGCGACGATCCACACGCTGGATCCCGTCATCGGCGATCTCCGGAACGCCGGCCTGCTGCTCAACGGCGACACGATTGTCGCTGTCGAACCCGGACCGCCCGCTGCTGCGGGTGACGACGGACCCACCGTCATCGACTGTTCCGGGCTGAGCATCGTCCCGATCGCCGGGCTCAGCAGCCTGGCGCCGGGCAGCCGGGCCACGTTCGCGGTGATCAAAAGCGACAACCGGAAGGCCTGGGAGTACGTCATCTGGCGCCCCGGGAACGCCGTCCTGGTAATGATCGACGGACGTCCGCACGCGACCACGCCGACGGCCCGCCGGAGGGCTTCGGACAGCCCGTACCTCGGCATGTGGATCGACGAGTCCGGCTTCCTGCATCAGGAACTCACCGCCGACGGCCGCTACGACGAGACCCGCGGCGGACGCCCTCACGCCTACCAGGGCACGTTCTGGATCGACGGCGACCGCATCGTCTACCTCGACGACTCGGGCTTCTGGGCATACGGCGAGTTCCGCAAAAGCGAACCCAGCAGTAGCGAACTGCACCACGCCGGTTATCTCCTCCACCCCGCACCGAAGGAACAACCATGA
- a CDS encoding esterase/lipase family protein, with protein MRIPLATLAVAAVTASGLVLPALAQPAPASAAVGVQAAAVPKRTDGLKGKTVYFIHGFQISTGNPEANCKQWDKMKKAYTGLGAKVVTVAYYKKDKNCSTRVSSWENGASIKTMAKSLAKNIYDKYTSKGKSVDVVGHSMGGLIVRAAITGVQRKEAGFPSKLYIEDVVTMGTPHLGVNKAKASLCRLLVCREMSEGSSFLKWLGKTKNPQSAQGTDWTLIGSNKDGVVAEKSATSQTGSKAGWMSAGHKIVYQDSAGVGHSEYYSLNKGTYSLKYWNFTNPKWVPQSAGVGLNPVLAARRGNHFWRSW; from the coding sequence ATGCGTATTCCTCTCGCCACTTTGGCAGTGGCCGCGGTCACTGCTTCCGGCCTGGTCCTGCCGGCGTTGGCCCAACCCGCACCCGCGTCCGCCGCGGTCGGTGTCCAGGCCGCCGCGGTGCCCAAGCGCACCGACGGCCTCAAGGGCAAGACCGTGTACTTCATCCACGGCTTCCAGATCTCCACCGGTAACCCCGAGGCCAACTGCAAGCAGTGGGACAAGATGAAGAAGGCCTACACCGGGCTGGGCGCGAAGGTCGTCACCGTCGCGTACTACAAGAAGGACAAGAACTGCTCGACCCGCGTCTCCAGTTGGGAGAACGGCGCCAGCATCAAGACGATGGCGAAGTCGCTGGCCAAGAACATCTACGACAAGTACACGAGCAAGGGCAAATCGGTCGACGTGGTCGGCCACTCGATGGGCGGGCTGATCGTGCGGGCCGCGATCACCGGCGTCCAGCGCAAGGAAGCTGGTTTCCCCTCGAAGCTCTACATCGAGGACGTGGTCACCATGGGCACGCCGCACCTCGGCGTGAACAAGGCCAAGGCGTCGCTCTGCCGGCTCCTGGTGTGCAGAGAGATGAGCGAGGGCTCGAGCTTCCTCAAATGGCTGGGTAAGACCAAGAACCCGCAGTCCGCGCAGGGTACCGACTGGACCCTGATCGGCTCCAACAAGGACGGCGTGGTCGCCGAGAAGTCCGCCACCTCGCAGACCGGGTCGAAAGCGGGCTGGATGTCGGCCGGTCACAAGATCGTCTACCAGGACTCGGCGGGTGTCGGGCACTCCGAGTACTACTCGCTGAACAAGGGGACCTACAGCCTGAAGTACTGGAACTTCACCAATCCGAAGTGGGTGCCGCAGAGCGCCGGGGTCGGCCTCAACCCGGTGCTCGCGGCCCGTCGCGGTAACCACTTCTGGCGTTCCTGGTAG
- a CDS encoding sensor histidine kinase codes for MSNRRLTHLSLLIAAVCAVADVLVFVGDVPGGGPAWIVTVVAIVLADAALATPTRWSLAVIVAAVAVNAGSAMLLGGPETLSVNEAGLLVASYRAGAWLHGRKAAAALVTVIAGLVVAHATRGIALDWTVAVSAVKFGLVTWLAGRYTTALRGHLDELRRRAEDQERDARERVGRAVAEERAAIARDLHDVITHHVSAINVHAGAARLRLTATADPAALTSLRHVEDTSRSALGDLRHMLDVLHGQPAPDGERPGLDRVDDLLHGFRAAGVPVRLRHVGTPNELPGTLDVALYRIVQEMLTNALRHGHGGPVDVTVRHTPATVEVETINPYRETAAAGTGRGLAGIADRVHAFGGLVRSGPEPGGRTWTTTVTVDLENLP; via the coding sequence TTGAGCAATCGGCGTCTCACCCACCTGTCGCTGCTGATCGCAGCCGTCTGCGCGGTCGCCGACGTGCTGGTCTTCGTCGGCGATGTACCGGGCGGCGGCCCGGCATGGATCGTGACCGTGGTCGCGATCGTGCTGGCCGATGCCGCGCTGGCCACCCCGACCCGCTGGTCGCTGGCGGTGATCGTGGCGGCCGTAGCCGTCAACGCGGGCTCCGCCATGCTGCTCGGCGGGCCGGAGACGCTCAGCGTCAACGAGGCGGGGTTGCTGGTCGCGTCGTACCGGGCCGGGGCCTGGCTGCACGGCCGCAAGGCAGCCGCTGCCCTGGTGACGGTGATCGCTGGGCTGGTCGTCGCGCACGCCACCCGCGGCATCGCCCTGGACTGGACGGTGGCGGTCAGCGCCGTGAAGTTCGGGCTGGTCACCTGGCTGGCCGGACGCTACACCACCGCCCTGCGCGGCCACCTAGACGAACTGCGCCGCCGAGCCGAAGACCAGGAACGCGACGCCCGGGAACGGGTCGGCCGGGCAGTCGCCGAGGAACGCGCCGCCATCGCCCGCGACCTGCACGACGTCATCACCCACCACGTCAGCGCCATCAACGTGCACGCCGGAGCGGCCCGGCTGCGGCTCACCGCCACCGCCGACCCGGCGGCCCTCACCTCGCTGCGGCACGTCGAGGACACCAGCCGGTCCGCGCTCGGCGACCTGCGGCACATGCTCGACGTGCTGCACGGCCAACCAGCTCCGGACGGCGAACGCCCCGGACTGGACCGCGTCGACGACCTGCTGCACGGGTTCCGCGCCGCGGGCGTTCCGGTCCGGCTGCGGCACGTCGGAACACCGAACGAGCTGCCCGGCACCCTCGACGTCGCGCTCTACCGGATCGTGCAGGAGATGCTGACCAACGCGTTGCGCCACGGCCACGGCGGGCCGGTCGACGTGACGGTGCGGCACACCCCCGCCACGGTGGAGGTCGAGACGATCAACCCGTACCGGGAGACGGCCGCCGCCGGAACAGGCCGCGGCCTGGCCGGAATCGCCGACCGCGTGCACGCTTTCGGCGGCCTGGTGCGCAGCGGACCCGAACCCGGCGGCCGGACCTGGACCACCACCGTCACCGTCGACCTGGAGAACCTGCCGTGA
- a CDS encoding response regulator: MITVVLADDHAMFRSGVRAILDTQDDIACVAEAADGEQAVEQVLRLRPDVAILDVRMPRRDGLGAARAILAVPGNRTRVIVLTTHDSDDYVREAVTAGAHGFLLKSMPAEELIAAVRIAARGDVLIDPSIVRRHLARIADALSPAEPPGDIARLTAREREVLQLLSGALSNTEIARALHVGEETVKTHVSSILRKLELRDRTHAVAYAHLTGFATRPGHG, encoded by the coding sequence GTGATCACCGTGGTACTCGCCGACGACCACGCCATGTTCCGCTCCGGGGTGCGGGCGATCCTGGACACCCAGGACGACATCGCCTGCGTCGCCGAGGCCGCCGACGGTGAGCAGGCCGTCGAACAGGTCCTGCGGTTGCGTCCCGACGTCGCGATCCTGGACGTGCGGATGCCGCGGCGTGACGGCCTCGGTGCGGCCAGGGCGATCCTCGCCGTCCCCGGCAACCGGACCCGGGTCATCGTTCTGACCACCCACGACAGCGACGATTACGTACGCGAGGCGGTGACCGCGGGGGCGCACGGTTTCCTCCTGAAGTCGATGCCCGCCGAAGAGCTGATCGCCGCGGTGCGGATCGCGGCGCGCGGTGACGTGCTGATCGATCCGTCGATCGTGCGCCGGCACCTGGCCCGGATCGCCGACGCGCTGAGCCCCGCCGAACCGCCCGGCGACATCGCCCGGCTGACCGCCCGGGAACGCGAAGTGCTGCAACTGTTGTCGGGGGCGCTGTCGAACACCGAGATAGCCCGCGCCCTGCACGTGGGCGAGGAGACCGTCAAGACGCATGTATCCAGCATCCTGCGCAAGTTGGAGCTGCGGGACCGGACGCACGCGGTCGCCTACGCCCACCTCACCGGCTTCGCCACCCGACCGGGGCACGGGTGA
- a CDS encoding putative bifunctional diguanylate cyclase/phosphodiesterase, giving the protein MSGSAGSRRDRALVVPLILAVLALAGAVVWLTVRDVGGPVLGNAGGTVATISAAVACYRVSRLAAADRPVRGFWTLWSASGTVLTLSTLAAMTRGPRGMPLYEAVPTLVSLTLAMLAFRHVPLTPRTRLDWARLLLDGAAVAVAGVVFFGYVVLRSIPDGTSLATRATAGVVGIGSLLALVVFGKAAASPEGRVDAAALGILAVCPMVGLGAVGLFLGGTEIGMLLLSVIGYPLVGLGIAAAAYRQGRVLTGSATALEPRPAWTFADPLQFLAVAVTAGLVILVSARDLDFRGRAVITGAVLIAAIVVSRQLLSLRENSRALSGLRRQQAELEQLALTDNLTGLPNRSGFSIALSESVDAGRPATALLLDIDDFKMINDTLGPAAADQLLHQVAQRLRHSVGPGESVARLGGDEFAVLLPVGEPAAAETAAARYQATIGQPVHAADQQFLLHASVGIAIAAPGETGDEVLRNADIAMYAAKESGKASWARFEPGMRHDMTEYARLASELHDAIPGGQLRLLYQPVYDLVNGRMHGVEALVRWQHPTRGFVSPADFIPVAERSGLIVPLGTWVLRESCEQLTRWQAEHGAVAVEAINVNVAVRQLKESDFIDTVAAVLSDTGLHPRNLILEVTESSVVDGPHVAETLRLLHEMGVRLALDDFGTGQSSLSLLRAFPVDVLKLDKSFVDGIADGTDRGRLAVAAAVAQLVEYLQLSSVAEGIESRAQLERLRDLGYRYGQGYFMAKPLPADECGALMVAAPMAAVTHG; this is encoded by the coding sequence ATGAGTGGATCCGCTGGTTCCCGGCGTGACCGTGCTCTGGTCGTACCGTTGATCCTGGCCGTTCTCGCCCTGGCCGGTGCCGTCGTCTGGCTCACCGTGCGTGACGTCGGCGGGCCCGTCCTCGGTAACGCCGGCGGCACCGTCGCCACGATCAGTGCCGCCGTCGCCTGCTACCGGGTGAGCCGGCTCGCCGCGGCGGACCGGCCGGTGCGCGGGTTCTGGACGCTGTGGTCGGCGTCCGGGACGGTCCTGACGCTCAGCACCCTGGCCGCCATGACCCGGGGCCCGCGCGGGATGCCACTGTACGAGGCTGTTCCCACGCTGGTCAGCCTCACCCTGGCGATGCTGGCGTTCCGGCACGTGCCGCTGACCCCACGGACCCGTCTCGACTGGGCCCGCCTGCTGCTCGACGGCGCCGCGGTGGCCGTCGCCGGGGTGGTGTTCTTCGGCTACGTGGTGCTCCGGTCGATCCCCGACGGCACCTCACTGGCGACCCGGGCCACCGCCGGGGTGGTCGGTATCGGCTCCCTGCTGGCACTGGTCGTTTTCGGCAAAGCCGCCGCCAGCCCGGAAGGACGCGTCGACGCGGCGGCACTCGGCATCCTCGCGGTCTGCCCCATGGTCGGGCTGGGTGCGGTAGGCCTGTTCCTCGGCGGTACCGAGATCGGCATGCTGCTGCTGTCGGTGATCGGCTATCCACTCGTCGGCCTGGGTATCGCGGCGGCGGCGTACCGGCAGGGCCGCGTCCTGACCGGGTCCGCCACCGCACTGGAACCACGCCCGGCCTGGACCTTCGCCGACCCGCTGCAGTTCCTCGCGGTCGCCGTCACCGCCGGCCTGGTCATCCTGGTGTCCGCCCGTGACCTGGACTTCCGGGGCCGCGCGGTGATCACCGGGGCGGTGCTGATCGCCGCCATCGTGGTCTCCCGGCAACTGCTCAGCCTCCGGGAGAACTCCCGGGCACTCAGCGGACTGCGCCGCCAGCAGGCCGAACTCGAACAACTCGCCCTCACCGACAACCTCACCGGCCTGCCCAACCGCAGCGGCTTCAGCATCGCCCTGTCCGAGAGTGTCGACGCCGGCCGGCCCGCCACCGCCCTGCTGCTGGACATCGACGACTTCAAGATGATCAACGACACGCTGGGGCCGGCCGCCGCCGACCAACTCCTGCACCAGGTCGCCCAGCGCCTGCGGCACAGCGTCGGCCCGGGCGAGTCGGTGGCCCGGCTCGGCGGCGACGAGTTCGCGGTGCTGCTGCCGGTCGGCGAACCGGCCGCCGCGGAAACCGCCGCGGCCCGCTACCAGGCCACCATCGGCCAGCCCGTGCACGCCGCCGACCAGCAGTTCCTGTTGCACGCCAGCGTCGGCATCGCGATCGCCGCACCCGGGGAGACCGGCGACGAGGTGCTGCGCAACGCCGACATCGCGATGTACGCGGCGAAGGAATCCGGCAAAGCCTCCTGGGCCCGGTTCGAACCGGGGATGCGGCACGACATGACCGAATACGCCCGGCTGGCCTCCGAACTGCACGACGCCATTCCCGGCGGGCAGCTGCGACTGCTCTACCAGCCGGTGTACGACCTGGTCAACGGCCGGATGCACGGCGTCGAAGCACTGGTGCGCTGGCAGCATCCGACCCGGGGGTTCGTCTCGCCCGCCGACTTCATCCCGGTCGCCGAGCGCAGTGGCCTGATCGTGCCGCTGGGCACCTGGGTGCTCCGGGAATCGTGCGAACAACTGACCCGCTGGCAGGCCGAACACGGTGCCGTCGCGGTCGAGGCCATCAACGTGAACGTGGCGGTCCGCCAGCTCAAGGAGTCGGACTTCATCGACACGGTCGCCGCGGTCCTCAGCGACACCGGCCTGCATCCCCGCAACCTGATCCTGGAAGTCACCGAGTCGTCGGTGGTCGACGGGCCGCACGTCGCGGAGACGTTACGGCTGCTGCACGAGATGGGGGTGCGGCTGGCCCTGGACGACTTCGGCACCGGCCAGTCGTCACTGAGCCTGCTGCGCGCCTTCCCCGTCGACGTGTTGAAACTGGACAAATCGTTTGTTGACGGGATCGCTGACGGCACCGACCGGGGTCGCCTCGCGGTGGCCGCCGCCGTCGCTCAACTCGTCGAGTATCTTCAGCTGAGTTCGGTCGCCGAAGGCATCGAGAGCCGGGCGCAACTGGAGCGGCTGCGGGACCTGGGCTATCGCTACGGGCAGGGCTACTTCATGGCGAAACCGCTGCCGGCCGACGAATGCGGGGCCCTGATGGTGGCCGCACCGATGGCAGCCGTGACACACGGTTAG
- a CDS encoding DNA alkylation repair protein: MPFADELLGTAAADGLVAAVAGAVPDSPLTALRAAPARLDGLTLRERADLLRDALLVDVPGVYTELARVVRAATPAFHGWMIWPVTAAIASKAVTDGAEAAFDDAMTIMAELTGVLTAEFAIRVLLRHDLDRALATMLGWTESGDADVRRLASEGSRPYLPWSVRVPEILARPGTTMPILDALYRDPSEYVRRSVANHLNDLSRDHPDLVVEAATRWLADPAATTLPTVRHGLRTLIKRGNPGALALLGFSADHQTLRISGLTLDRTVVALGEAVEFRSTIGNDGATPARLAIDYVVHHRKANGSRTTKTFKLTTATINPGDTISVRRKHEFRVITTRRYHPGAHAIALLVNGVATPLAEFELTTDD; the protein is encoded by the coding sequence GTGCCTTTTGCCGACGAACTCCTCGGGACCGCCGCAGCGGACGGGCTGGTCGCCGCGGTGGCCGGGGCGGTGCCCGACTCGCCGCTGACGGCTCTGCGGGCGGCTCCGGCCCGGCTCGACGGGCTCACCCTGCGGGAACGCGCCGACCTGCTGCGGGATGCGCTGCTCGTGGATGTCCCGGGTGTTTACACCGAGTTGGCGCGGGTGGTGCGGGCGGCGACGCCGGCGTTCCACGGGTGGATGATCTGGCCGGTGACCGCGGCGATCGCGTCGAAGGCCGTCACGGACGGTGCCGAGGCGGCCTTCGACGACGCGATGACGATCATGGCGGAGCTGACCGGTGTGCTCACCGCCGAGTTCGCGATCCGGGTGCTGTTGCGGCACGACCTCGATCGGGCGCTCGCCACGATGCTCGGCTGGACCGAGTCGGGCGACGCCGACGTGCGGCGCCTGGCCTCAGAGGGTTCCCGGCCGTATCTTCCCTGGTCAGTACGGGTTCCGGAGATCCTGGCGCGGCCTGGGACGACCATGCCGATCCTGGACGCGCTCTACCGGGACCCCAGCGAGTACGTCCGTCGTTCGGTCGCCAACCACCTCAACGACCTCAGCCGCGACCATCCGGACCTGGTCGTCGAGGCCGCCACCCGCTGGCTGGCCGACCCGGCCGCCACCACGCTCCCGACTGTTCGCCACGGTCTGCGCACCCTGATCAAACGCGGTAATCCGGGTGCCCTGGCGCTACTCGGGTTCAGCGCCGACCACCAGACGTTGCGGATCAGCGGACTCACCCTGGACCGGACGGTGGTGGCGCTCGGTGAGGCCGTCGAGTTCCGCTCCACGATCGGCAACGACGGTGCCACACCCGCTCGGCTGGCCATCGACTACGTGGTCCACCACCGCAAGGCCAACGGCAGCCGCACCACCAAGACGTTCAAACTGACAACGGCGACGATCAACCCCGGAGACACGATTTCGGTACGGCGAAAGCACGAGTTCCGGGTGATCACCACCCGCCGCTACCATCCGGGCGCGCACGCGATCGCACTCCTGGTCAACGGGGTGGCCACTCCGCTCGCGGAGTTCGAACTGACCACCGACGACTAA
- a CDS encoding alpha/beta fold hydrolase, whose amino-acid sequence MKKSMAVSGLILLGLGVLLVWPADTLDVPDGAAAGSLNMQACEYETEAGPVPADCGTLAVPETRADPGSELIALPVVRVRATGTPREPIFRLGGGPGNSNMTFPQASRLTDGHDVVLVGYRGVDGSRRLDCGEVTGALQNSGDLVAAETTRAFRACAQRLTKDGVDLTAYSVVQRVEDMEAARTALGYPRINLLSSSAGTRTAMVYSWRHPASLARSAMVSVNPPGRMVWDPEITDRQIGRYAELCATDSTCSARTTDLAASLRETATAPPARWGPLTIKPGNVRVTGMYGMHHNGPGAAPQTAPNAIDAFLSAADGDPSGLWAMSALGDVLLPGGIVWGEFASFAMIDAPAAQAYYAAGGDPGSILGNAGAEFLWGGPDGYSTVWPDSPDNAEYRTLRPSDTETLLVSGSVDFSTPAETATRELLPTLTRGRQVILPELGHTGDFWEHRPEASKHLLTTFYDTGAVDDSRFGVRPVDFTPAAMSLPAIGKILISVTVGGALAGLALLTLITARVRRNKRPGIWLRLLTPLPLGIGGLCVAALLVWTVLPETYVGSAVVIGPALALSIGLGAWLTWPRPTRRLGPFLAVGGALAGALLGLFALTGPAGIVTALIGAAAAAHLALHTSPQMAPA is encoded by the coding sequence ATGAAGAAATCCATGGCCGTCAGCGGGCTGATCCTGCTCGGTCTCGGTGTGCTGCTGGTGTGGCCGGCGGACACCCTGGACGTTCCGGACGGTGCGGCCGCCGGATCCCTGAACATGCAGGCGTGCGAGTACGAGACGGAGGCCGGGCCGGTACCGGCGGACTGCGGAACCCTGGCGGTGCCGGAAACCCGCGCCGATCCCGGGTCCGAGTTGATCGCGTTGCCGGTGGTACGGGTCCGCGCCACCGGGACGCCCCGCGAGCCGATCTTCCGGCTGGGCGGTGGCCCGGGAAACAGCAATATGACATTCCCGCAGGCCAGCCGCCTGACCGACGGTCATGACGTGGTGCTGGTCGGCTACCGGGGCGTCGACGGGTCACGACGGCTGGACTGTGGCGAGGTCACCGGTGCCCTGCAGAACTCCGGCGACCTGGTCGCCGCGGAGACGACACGCGCGTTCCGGGCGTGCGCGCAACGGCTCACCAAGGACGGCGTGGACCTCACCGCGTACTCGGTGGTGCAGCGGGTCGAGGACATGGAGGCGGCCCGCACCGCGCTGGGCTACCCGCGGATCAACCTGCTCAGTTCCAGCGCCGGAACCCGCACCGCGATGGTCTACTCGTGGCGGCATCCGGCGTCGCTGGCCCGCTCGGCGATGGTGTCGGTGAACCCGCCCGGGCGGATGGTGTGGGATCCGGAGATCACCGACAGGCAGATCGGGCGGTACGCCGAACTGTGTGCCACCGACAGCACCTGCTCCGCGCGTACCACCGATCTGGCGGCCTCGCTCCGGGAGACCGCGACCGCACCGCCGGCCCGCTGGGGTCCTCTGACGATCAAGCCGGGCAACGTCCGCGTCACCGGCATGTACGGCATGCACCACAACGGACCGGGTGCCGCCCCGCAGACCGCGCCGAACGCCATCGACGCGTTCCTGTCCGCCGCCGACGGCGACCCGAGCGGCCTGTGGGCGATGTCGGCGCTGGGCGACGTCCTGCTGCCCGGCGGGATCGTATGGGGCGAGTTCGCGTCGTTCGCGATGATCGACGCACCGGCGGCGCAGGCCTACTACGCGGCGGGCGGTGACCCCGGATCGATCCTCGGCAACGCCGGCGCGGAGTTCCTGTGGGGCGGCCCCGACGGCTACTCCACGGTGTGGCCGGACAGCCCCGACAACGCCGAGTACCGCACCCTGCGCCCGAGCGACACTGAGACACTGCTGGTCAGCGGCTCGGTCGACTTCTCCACTCCCGCTGAGACGGCCACCCGGGAACTGCTGCCGACGCTCACCCGCGGCCGGCAGGTGATCCTGCCGGAACTGGGTCACACCGGCGACTTCTGGGAGCACCGCCCGGAGGCGAGCAAACACCTGCTGACCACCTTCTACGACACCGGCGCGGTCGACGACTCCCGGTTCGGCGTCCGGCCGGTCGATTTCACCCCGGCGGCGATGAGCCTGCCGGCCATCGGCAAGATCCTGATCAGCGTCACGGTGGGTGGCGCGCTGGCCGGTCTGGCGTTGCTCACCCTCATCACCGCGCGGGTACGCCGGAACAAGCGCCCTGGGATCTGGCTTCGCCTCCTGACCCCGCTCCCGCTCGGAATCGGCGGACTGTGCGTGGCGGCCCTGCTGGTGTGGACCGTGTTACCGGAGACCTACGTGGGCAGCGCCGTCGTCATCGGTCCCGCTCTGGCCCTGAGCATCGGACTGGGCGCCTGGCTGACTTGGCCGCGCCCCACCCGGCGGCTCGGTCCGTTCCTGGCCGTCGGCGGCGCCCTCGCCGGTGCACTCCTCGGACTGTTCGCCCTCACCGGACCGGCCGGCATCGTCACCGCCCTGATCGGCGCGGCAGCCGCCGCCCACCTCGCGCTGCACACCTCCCCGCAGATGGCCCCGGCCTGA